A window of the Gossypium hirsutum isolate 1008001.06 chromosome A03, Gossypium_hirsutum_v2.1, whole genome shotgun sequence genome harbors these coding sequences:
- the LOC107887955 gene encoding uncharacterized protein: MESNALNGRTARWKILLFEFDIIYVSEKAVKGSAIVEFLASRALEDYEPLNFDLLNKEIVYVAAIEEDTTKDRSWKLNFDGASNAMGNEIGAVLVSPAIERKIKSLEVYRDSVLVIYQLRGEWETRDSKLINYRRLVLGLVEEFDDSSFNYLPHDENQMADALAALASTVKVGRQEDVKPI; this comes from the exons atggagtcaaatgCCTTGAATGGGAGGACGGCTAGGTggaaaattttactttttgaaTTCGACATAATCTACGTGAGTGAAAAAGCTGTGAAAGGGAGCGCAATAGTAGAGTTTCTAGCCAGTCgagctttagaagattatgagcccttGAATTTTGATTTGCTCAATAAGGAGATAGTGTATGTAGCAGCTATTGAAGAGGACACTACAAAAGATCGCTCTTGGAAATTGAATTTTGATGGAGCCTCAAATGCTATGGGTAATGAAATTGGAGCAGTTTTGGTATCTCCAG CTATAGAGCGTAAGATCAAGTCCCTGGAAGTATATAGAGATTCTGTGCTGGTAATTTACCAACTtcgaggtgaatgggagacaagagattcTAAATTAATCAATTACAGAAGGTTGGTGTTGGGGTTAGTTGAAGAATTTGATGATAGTagcttcaattatctcccacatgatgaaaaccagatggctgatgctttGGCTGCTTTGGCTTCCACGGTCAAAGTAGGCAGACAAGAAGATGTGAAGCCCATTTAG